aacacacacacacactcacgcacacacacgcacacacacacacacacacacactcacgcacacacacgcaaacacacacacacacacagagcttctttaaaaatcactgcaaAAGGAAGGCTTGTCTTAGTCTTGTATCTagtaaaatatcttaaaaatttattttctgaaagatgcatttactaaattaacaaaaaggcATAAGATATTTAGCCTTGtttccaagcaaaaaaaaaaactaaattaagtaCATATAATTATCTGCCAATAGGATAAGTAAAATAATGCTCTTAATTTAGCACCTCTAGTAAATGCATGTTGATTTAAGAGTTTTTAGATATGTTGactagaaacaagacaaaaacactaaGAAAGATGAACACTTCTTTGCAGGGAGGAAACTAAATGGAGAAGTGGCAGACATGAAGATCACGAGACAAACATGAATCAGAAATACAAGCCACGGATTTCAGATGATCCAGTTTCTATATGTTGCCAAGTCTGTGGTTTTCCCGCCAAACTGGGATATGTTTTTCATGTCTATAGGTTTAAATGACCGCAATAACGTTTAGCCCCTGAAATGCTAATTTTACACAACTGAGCTAGTTTTGAGTAGAAATTGTGTGGGTTTTGTTGAGGAGACCTGGCAACCCGCTTGTCAGTTGGAGGAGGTCAGCGCTGGTCACCGCTGGTAGCTGCTGGCAGTGACCGTCAGAATCTGCTCCTGGACCTTCTCCGTGATGCCTGGGCCGTTTTTGGGCTGAATGCCGCAGGGCCCCGGGCTCTCCTCGCTGTCTGTGTCCCCGTAACAGCTGGAGCCCGAGGAGGCCAGCACCGGCACACAGTCCGTGGAGTCTCTGTTCTCGCAGGAGCCGCTGTCGTCCGGCGCTTCCTCACGCTGACCGCTGCTCTGGTCCTTCAGCAGCTGCACCAGGAAGTCGATGTACTTCATGGCCAGGCGCAGGATCTCGTTCTTGCTCAGCTTCTTGTCCGGCGGATGGGTCGGGATGAGCTTGCGGAGCTCGGAGAACGCCCCGTTCACGTTCTGCTGCCGCCAGCGCTCGCGGCTGTTAGTGAAGACACGGCGAGCCAGCTTCTGAGGAGGACCTGAAGGAAAACCACAGCTGAGCTTTCACCACGAAGAAGACCACGAACTGAACGACTATACACTACATGAGAGTACTCCAACGGTGAAAATGTGACGACACCGGACTTTTCTCAGGTGTTTCTCAGATCAGAAATGAAATTCTCAAAAAGTCTCTTTTTCAGGTTGCGATGGCTTTGGTTCATTCACACATCCGTACTTGTACCTGTCTGCAGTTTCCTACATTTTCAGTTTGCAAATATCATGTGTCTATTTCATAGTTCTCTATGCAATAGTCTTTCCCTTCAACATCTAGTCAATCGTAGTCTTCAATCTGTGTCACAAGCAGTGCGTTCTTCTGTATTTAGTAGAGTAACTGTCGTCTAAACTCTACAAACTCTCATGGGCGTTGTGTTCACACACTCAGCAGGAAAGTACATGAACACaacggccaatcagaatccgCTCAAAATGCTCACGAGAAATACTAATATTATCACGTTTCTTTCTGTACCTTTAACAACCCTAGCATCTCATCACCATCAGTTTTTCACAGAACACCTAGAGAAGAAACGCCGTACCGTCACTGAGCTCCAGTTCGAAGTGTGTGGACGGGCGTCTCTTCATACGGGCGTTACCGAAGATCCCGAAGCTCCCCGCCGGCCCGAGGAAAGAgctgagagaggaggagaaaacaCTGCAACATGAGGAGACGGAGGAGGAAAAGAAATCTATAAAAGCAATCCTGAGTGTTTGATGAGCGTCTGTCACTGATTGGACACGCGTGCCGCTGACCGCTCCGTCCTCATTACAGAGCAGAGACCAAACACTGAGAGGAGGCCGAAGTCACTGGTTTACAAGAGAACCGTTCGTTCTTCACTCTGAGGCTCAGTAAGACTTTTACTGTTTGAGCTCCAGACTTGAAGGACCCCCAGAACACCCCAGAAACCTAACTCTAACTAACTCTAACCAGACTctaactaaccctaacactGATTACATGTGATCTGAGTCAAAAaatgaagtacattttaatatagtctacagttacttttttattgattacatattattcacTTAATAgcaatgaattaatttattataattatatattataatgtatttatcttttaaaatggtaaagaattgtgttatttctatttctaattcACATGCAATGCAGAGAATCACATTTTTTGTCAGCAGAAGCACTTTcatctaatatatttatttcaagtaagatcttaaaataaatataaatctaataatTATGCATCACGTTTGCAGGATCACAGTTCTCTGATGATGGTTAATGATCACATAACATGCAGGTAAACTAATGTTCAGTTTAAAAAgtgttcttcatttatttttttatattatttatgcatttttatattgataAAATTATCTTGTTTAAATTAATACGATAAATGAGTTGggacaaaagcaataaaaaggtAGTTTGATGATATTCCCTAACATTTTCGGGAAGGAAAAGGATGACGTTACTGAGTAGAGTCTATCTCTGTGGAAGGAACATGCTGGTTAAGTAGGTTCTGAGGCGTGGATGCTGGTTTGAGGTGGTTTAACCCACATGTACTTCTTCGGGTCACTTTGACCTGAGTCGAGTTTTGAGTTGTTGGAAAtatcagtctttttttcttgaaattttGTGACTTTTAGTGTCATGAACATGCATGCAAGTTATGACATGCCCCAAAAGTAGCTTTTCTCCAATAACTTCAATACAGAAAATCATTCTGTCAGCCAAAGACGGTATTAATTAGcaaacaattctttttttcaattacGTTGTTTTTCTTGAAATCTTGTGATGTTTTAGtgtcataaacatgcatacacaGGTTCGTGGGTCAGTTTGACCTCATAGACGTCCGTTCAAAAGCAGCTGTACAGACACAAAATAACAAGAGAGTCCTGTGTTTTTCTCAGAGCTATAAAGAGAGCAGTCAAAAGggttaaaaagatttttatgaatttacGTATACATTCTTTCAAATGTGTGAAAAGTACAGATATTAAAAGTTTATTGATtgttcctgtgttttttttcatgtcataaTTTTGTGGGATTACGATGAATATCGGTCTCTTTGTTGAACCAGCCCTAACCAGCATCCATTCTTCAAAACCTACCTAACCAGCACATGCGGTTCTTTCAGCGGGTCCTAACGAAGCTGACGAGCACCTGCTGATGAAGCGGTGTGTGTGCAGGAAGGGCGGAGGCAGCAGGGCCAGGCGCAGGCCGGGCAGCGGGGGCTTGCTGTGGGCCAGGCTGATGACCGGGACGTCGGGCGGGAGAGACGGCGAGGACCTGGGGTGGTCCTCGGGTTCCACCGCGTCCGGACCGCCCTCCGCCTCTCGAGCCGTGCTAGCATCCGGAGAACTGGAGCGAGCCGGACTGACCGGCTGGACGACAGACGGAGAGACGGGCGGCTCGTTCTTCTCCATCAGGACCTGAGACGGACGACCTCTCCTGACCCTCTCAGCTGCTCTTCATCGCTCCGCATGGAGAGGTCTGCAGACTTCTGTCTGGTcctgaaacaacaaaaatgttatatggGCTAAAAACAGACCTCGTCTTAGGATTAATGTATATTGTGTCTAGCGGGAAGATATGGCCGGGCTTGGAGAAGCTTTTTGTAAAGCGCTCAACTAAATctatcactttattttatggtgtgTTATCATAAGGTTGTTGATTTTCTCAAAATGACTTGGGAAAGGGAATTGAATCTTCAAGTATCAGATGAAGGGTATGGTCTGAGTATATGTAAGAAAGTAAGAGCTATCCAGCTCAAGATTGTTCCCAGCTCAGTAGATCTGGGCTCAATGCTCTTCTTTCTCTCCCAGATGTAAGACAGAAAGAGTTAGTCATTGTTTGTGGTTCTGGTGGAGAGTTTCTGAAGGACTGAACAACATTTTGGGAGTTTCTTTGGTTCCAGATCCAGTGTCTTATTTATTGGGAATATCTGCTCCTGTAGGTCTTGATAAGTGGCTTTAAAATTAGGCTTTTAAATGTTCTCAGTTTCAGTGCAAAAAATGCATACTGATGGATCTCAGATAAAGCTCTTCTTGAATATCTGTTGTTAGATTAcctgacaaataaacaaatacatttagtacatttcctaccttaaatatcaaaacttcattctCGATTAGTAATAAACATAAGAACTTCATCTGGACAACTTTGAAGGtgattttcttattatttagatttttttgctccctcagattccagattttcaaagaGCAACAGATATTATCCGATtataacaaaccagacatcaatgaaaagctttCAGACTTATTCAACTTTCAGATGAAAAATAtcgactggttttgtgctccagggtctcATATGAAGAATAAACTGGTGTGACATCCTTTCAAACAAAACGAGGGCAGACGTTCGCTCTTTCCAGAAGAGTTGTCTGTGCTTGTAAACGTGTGACGAGATGCTGAACATGTGCTGATCCACGTTCAGTGACCCATAATCATTCAGTCTGCTATCTAGTTGTGTTGTTGTTACTGGTATTATAAGAGATGAGTcctcacacagagagagattcAACACACGCTTCTGCAAACGCTGTCCTTCACGTTTCCCTCTTTTCAACGTCGGCTGTTATTCCTCACATTTGCTTCCTCTTTCTATccagtttttaatcatttttttaattaccaatCCAAACCTGAACACACTGGTTCTCGGAGCTCCACATGTCTTCAGATGGTCACTGAAGAAACATCACGCTTCTTCCAGCTGTTCCTCCGAGGTCTCAAACGTCTGCCGTTGAGTCTTTAATGTTCATGTCGTTTTACAGGCACTCTCTGAGTTTGTTCTCGTGTCAGTAGagctgaataaatgcatgaagTCATTCCGAAGAACAAGCCGTGAATCAAATCACCGTAGATCAGACGAAGATCGCGTGGTCACTCACCGTGTTTGTGGTCACTTTCTCTGTCGTCTTCGTCCACGCCGTCTGAGACGCAATCGTCCTCGTGCTTCCTTCCCGTTTCTGAGCGCTGCTGTCCAGCAGTTCCTCCAGAGGTCAGTGAAGATCAGAGACAGCGCAGGAAGCCCTGGACGTGTGCTGATCTAGAGGTGATGCCCGTCTCTCCATCACCAACAGACCTGGGACACCAGTGGAGCTGAACTAGTATTGGacgagagagatagagagagagagggagagagagagagagagagagagagagagagagagagagagagagagagagagagagagagagagagagagagagagagagagagagagagagagagagagagagagagagagagagagagagagagagagagagagagagagacagagagagagagagagagagagagagagagagagagagagagagagagagagagagagagagagagagagagagagagagagagagagagagagagagagagagagacagagagagagagttttccGCTCTCTGCTGGACAGAAGGATGTACTTGTGTACAATATGGTGATGCTGATAAGAGTAGAAAGAGAGCCTGTCTCTCTATTCTGATGAGAGGAGgatgtactctctctctctctctctctctctctctctctctctctctctctctctctctctctctctctctctctctctctgtctctctctctctctctctctctctctctctctctctctctctctctctctctctctctctctctctctctctctctctctctctctctctctctctctctctctctctctctctctctctctctctctctctctctctctctctctctctctctctctctctctctctctctctctctctctctctctctctctctctctctctctctctctctctctctctctctctctctctctctctctctctctctctctctctctctctgtctctctctctctctctctctctctctctctctctctctctctctctctctctctctctctctctctctctctctctctctctctctctctttctctggtcAGCCTCAGACACTGAAGGTTGTTGGATCTCAACCAAAAGGAAGCACACCTTACATCACAGATGATCAACACTGTAAAAGTTCTCTCTCACACTGAAGTACAGAACTGAAAGTGAAGCTTCTGGTCTTCTGAAGCTCTGGAGGTGAAGAAAGGTGAAGCTGTGCAGAAACACAGTGCTGGGTgcttttatgtaaattattagGCATTTAGAATAATGTGGAAGGATTATCATTACAACAGGAGTGTGTCGATACAGAGACTGTGTTTTACTGTgctcaaaaacactgaaacctATGTGTGGTTTATGATAAAATTGAAAccaatcaaaaacatttaaggtGGCACTACAGAATCACACGAGGAATCAGTCCAGTATCACAGATACAGTCTCACCtcatcagtgagtgtgtgtgtgtgagtgtgtgtgtgtgtgtatgagagtatGTTTGAgtgactgatgtgtgtgtgagcatgtttgCACACATTTTTATGACATATGAGGACGCAAATGTGTATGACACAGGTATTATAAGGTGAAGGTGACTTATGAGGACATTACCTAATGTTtccacttgtgtgtgtgtgtgtgtgtgtgtatgagtgactgtgagcatgcatgtgtgtttatgtgtgtgtgagactgagtgtgtgtgcagctgtGTTACGGTCGGCTGACTGTAGTTCTCTATCGTGTCTATGGAGATTTGTCTCAGTGTTAAATTAAGACGATGAGTTTTCGCCGCACTGAGAGACGCTTCTCTctgtttctaaaaataaaggCAACTGTCTTCAGGTTCTGTCAGAAACACAATAGAGCTTCAAGAGCGAATCTGtcctcatttatttaaa
This genomic stretch from Puntigrus tetrazona isolate hp1 unplaced genomic scaffold, ASM1883169v1 S000000234, whole genome shotgun sequence harbors:
- the lyl1 gene encoding protein lyl-1; the encoded protein is MEKNEPPVSPSVVQPVSPARSSSPDASTAREAEGGPDAVEPEDHPRSSPSLPPDVPVISLAHSKPPLPGLRLALLPPPFLHTHRFISSSFLGPAGSFGIFGNARMKRRPSTHFELELSDGPPQKLARRVFTNSRERWRQQNVNGAFSELRKLIPTHPPDKKLSKNEILRLAMKYIDFLVQLLKDQSSGQREEAPDDSGSCENRDSTDCVPVLASSGSSCYGDTDSEESPGPCGIQPKNGPGITEKVQEQILTVTASSYQR